In Malaclemys terrapin pileata isolate rMalTer1 chromosome 11, rMalTer1.hap1, whole genome shotgun sequence, a single genomic region encodes these proteins:
- the LOC128845589 gene encoding putative methyltransferase DDB_G0268948: MAVHLLDTQYDADSYQKYRFSPSENLQSVIFSYLEEKKVDPVRLAVDVGCGSGQSTRVLAAHFEKVVGTDISEAQIEAAKQAASFPNVTYHVCPAEELAFEDGSVDLITAFTAAHWFDMPRFMKEVDRVLKPHGCVALSTYTTDFSMHYKDCSERLTEIFTETRDLLLKYSDEKVNLVIAEYKEVFESVPFPDKKRVTQILDKIPMSVSGVIGLFQSFSMYQAFLRSDPEAAKSLLQKTEQRFLETMGVCSNETQVEIGIRSVSVLGCKGP; encoded by the exons ATGGCTGTGCATTTGTTAGATACACAGTATGATGCAGATTCCTATCAGAAATACAGATTCTCTCCCTCTGAAAATCTCCAAAGTGTCATCTTCTCCTACCTGGAAGAAAAG AAAGTAGACCCCGTTCGGCTGGCAGTGGATGTCGGCTGTGGGTCGGGACAAAGCACTCGCGTACTCGCCGCTCATTTTGAGAAGGTGGTTGGAACAGACATCAGTGAAGCTCAAATAGAGGCAGCCAAACAAGCTGCCTCCTTCCCAAATGTTACTTACCA TGTGTGCCCTGCAGAGGAGCTGGCATTTGAGGATGGTTCTGTGGACCTCATTACTGCTTTTACAGCTGCCCACTGGTTTGATATGCCGAGGTTCATGAAAGAAGTGGATCGAGTTCTCAAGCCACATGGCTGTGTGGCCCTTAGCACCTACACTACAGACTTCAGTATGCACTATAAAGACTGCTCGGAGAGGCTTACAGAAATCTTCACTGAG ACCCGGGACCTGCTTCTTAAATATTCAGATGAAAAAGTAAATCTTGTCATTGCAGAGTATAAAGAGGTGTTTGAGTCCGTGCCTTTTCCAGACAAGAAGAG AGTTACCCAGATCTTAGACAAAATTCCCATGTCCGTTTCTGGGGTGATCGGGCTATTCCAGTCCTTCTCCATGTATCAAGCCTTTCTGAGGAGTGACCCTGAAGCAGCAAAATCTCTCCTCCAAAAAACTGAACAAAG GTTCCTGGAGACCATGGGAGTTTGCTCTAATGAAACCCAGGTAGAGATCGGGATAAGGAGTGTTTCTGTTCTAGGCTGCAAGGGGCCGTGA